The region TCGAGGATGGTCAGTTCGATGTCGAGCTCTCCTCTCCAGAGTTCATCGTGGTCGCACTCGGCCAGCGGTTTACGAAACGAGTTGATGTGATTACGTCCGGTGTGCCAGGCTTTGTCGCCAGCGTCGACTGTGATGCCTTGGTTAACGAACCAGGCGCGGATGGTGTTTTTGGTTTTGTTAATCCGTTGGTCAAGTGTCTTGCGATATTTGACGAGAGAGCGGAATTCCCGGTGTTTATGCGACGGAGTGTGGACGGCTTTGAGTTCTCCCATGGCAGCCATGCGAGCGAGTTTGAAGGCGTCGTCACGATCGGTTCTGCGTTTGACGTTGGCCCACCGCCAAGCTTCCTCGTTGGTGCTACAGACGAGTGTTTTCAGTCCGTGACTTTGAGCCAAGTCATTGATCCAGCCCGAAGGGCCACAAGCTTCCATGACGATGAGGTCAGCTTTCGCATCCTTGAAGATACTGGCGATGGTTTCCCGGTTGGTGGGCGTGGTGAGGAACTTGGATTTTCTGGTTTTGGAGTTGAAGAAGCAGGCAACGGAGTTGAATTTGCCGAGGTCCAATGCGAGAATCTTCATTGTTGAATGTCCGTGGTTTTGGTGGGTGGAGTGAATGTGACCGGCAGCCGCACGCTGCCGAGATCACGGGTCCGAGTCGCCAGTCATTTTGAACGAATGACTCCCACCCATCAAACCTCGGACTTACATGGATTCTTTATCCGACTGAATTCCATGCTCGCCGACATTGCGCGCGATGAAACGACCTCGCTACGGACTTCGATCGCTCCTCTTTCTCACGCTTTGTTGCGCGCTCTGTTCCGGCATACTATCCTGGTCCGCTGCGGCACGTCGCGCCGCCCGACAGAAGGCCGGACTTGGCATTCAGAACGACGTGGACCACTGGCCGTATGTCCTTCGTAAACTTGTTGAATCTGATGAGGCACTTCAATCTGGCCTGACGCCATGTGGGCTGACCGCTGGATTTGACCATAGCTCAATTTGGCGGCTGGACTCCGGCGCTCCCATGATCGACTTCCTCATGTCTAACCAAATGCTTCAATCCGCAACTGTGTCACACCCCAAGGCCAATGACCTCATATCGTCTGTTCCTGCTGAATGGCCTAAGCAGGACTGGGCATCGTCTCGCTGGTATGCGACGCCAGGTTTTGGCACTCGGCACATCGAAGGTCCTGATCTATACTTGATCGCAATCGATTCTGGCGACGGAACCGCATTTGTCTATCACGAAAACCACTTCTAACTCAACGACGAGCGGATAACCAAGCCATTCACACGGAGCACGGCTTGCGCGGTTTTACCAATGGAAACATCACTCTCCGTGCCCGGTGATGGCAACCGTTACCCGATTGAAGAATCGTATCTCCTTTGGATAGGTCGCACGAATGGCAAATCTGGTTTGGTCTCCTGACGAAGATGCTTGGATCTCGCATATCGAGAGTGAGAAGCTTGGCAAATTGCAAATTCGCGTGTTGACCGACGGCGAGCAATCGCCACCAACCGATTCTCAGCTGAGATGCGTTTCGGTCGTTGAGCGCCTTGCCAAGACCGGTTTGCCATTGCTTACTGATCATGCGCGCAAGTATGCCGCGACGTATCTCGGTGATACTGAATCAGACGAAATGGACGATAATGAACTTGGGATCGAGTTTTATGCTGCGGTAATACCGCAGCTCCGTTCGACAACCGATACATACATCATCTTTGTTGGCAATTCCGACATCGACTGGGAACACGGTGTAGCGGTGATCTGCAAGAATGCCATGCAGTTCGCTGTAGCACATTCTGATTTTGCATACTCAGGATGCGAATGGGATGACACGTCCCAACTCGAACAACTACTCGACGGGTAACCATGCGATGGTGACGGAGTGGCGGTGGCCTTCGTTTTTGTCTGCTTGCATGTCGATCGCGGCCGCCCGCACATCGCTCCCGTTCTGCCATTGATTGTTTGACCACAGTACATGCAACGCCGAAAAAAGAACTTTGCTGAGTTGGTCTGTTCACGACCGCAGATGTGGACTGTTGACGAAACGCTTCCCGAGGTGATCTCGTTCCTCTCCGGCGTCGATTACGCGAGACAGGTTGCAACCCCCGAAGGCGATACATACGACGGCGGATCAACCAGGGCTCTTCTCGATTGGCTGACCGCTGAGTTTTCGGTTCTTGGGATGGCTGCAAACGCGAACTGGATTGCTGGTTTGCGCGACCGCTACGGAACGGATCAGGCCGCATTAGCCGCGATGCAAGAGTATGCTGGAAGCCTGCCTGCCGACGTGGATCGACGATTCGAGATCGGCTACGCTGAATGAAGGCAGAACCAAGCCGTGCACCGAAGGACGGCTTGCGCGGTTTTGCAAATGGAAATCTAACGTCCGTGCCCCGTGATGTCCACCGTTCTGCCAACAAGTAGATTTCCCTCACACGTTGCTCTAACGTCATGTCAGATGACTCGCTCGCATTTCGCCTTCGACACGCACGTCGTTTTCATCTGCAGCGACTTTATCATCGCAATAGTACTCGATTTGTGATCACGCTGTTGATCGCAACGTTTGCGATCACATTGCTGGCGCTTTGTGCTGCGTTTACATTCTACGCTTTCGGCTTAACTTCCGAATCAAACGGTGCGGGACTTGCAGGAGGGCGTCTTCTCGGAGCGTTTGTAGTGACATTTGGCG is a window of Novipirellula galeiformis DNA encoding:
- a CDS encoding IS110 family transposase; translation: MKILALDLGKFNSVACFFNSKTRKSKFLTTPTNRETIASIFKDAKADLIVMEACGPSGWINDLAQSHGLKTLVCSTNEEAWRWANVKRRTDRDDAFKLARMAAMGELKAVHTPSHKHREFRSLVKYRKTLDQRINKTKNTIRAWFVNQGITVDAGDKAWHTGRNHINSFRKPLAECDHDELWRGELDIELTIL